Proteins from one Gossypium raimondii isolate GPD5lz chromosome 8, ASM2569854v1, whole genome shotgun sequence genomic window:
- the LOC105791042 gene encoding pyrophosphate-energized vacuolar membrane proton pump: protein MGASSILPDLGTEILIPVCAVIGIAFSLVQWILVSRVKLSPGRDSGAPGNNGAAGKNGYADYLIEEEEGLNDHNVVVKCAEIQNAISEGATSFLFTEYQYVGIFMVAFAILIFLFLGSIEGFSMKSQPCTYDLSRMCKPALATAAFSTLSFLLGAVTSVVSGFLGMKIATYANARTTLEARKGVGKAFITAFRSGAVMGFLLAANGLLVLYIAINVFKLYYGDDWGGLFEAITGYGLGGSSMALFGRVGGGIYTKAADVGADLVGKVERNIPEDDPRNPAVIADNVGDNVGDIAGMGSDLFGSYAESSCAALVVASISSFGMNHELTPMLYPLIISSVGIIVCLITTLFATDFFEIKAVDEIEPSLKRQLIISTVLMTIGIGVVSWIALPPSFTIFNFGDQKLVKNWQLFLCVAVGLWAGLIIGFVTEYYTSNAYSPVQDVADSCRTGAATNVIFGLALGYKSCIIPIFAIAISIFVSFSFAAMYGIAVAALGMLSTIATGLAIDAYGPISDNAGGIAEMAGMSHRIRERTDALDAAGNTTAAIGKGFAIGSAALVSLALFGAFVSRAAISTVDVLTPKVFIGLLVGAMLPYWFSAMTMKSVGSAALKMVEEVRRQFNTIPGLMEGTSKPDYATCVKISTDASIKEMIPPGALVMLTPLIVGIFFGVETLSGVLAGSLVSGVQIAISASNTGGAWDNAKKYIEAGASDHARALGPKGSDPHKAAVIGDTIGDPLKDTSGPSLNILIKLMAVESLVFAPFFATHGGLLFKIF from the exons ATGGGGGCCTCCTCGATTTTGCCAGATCTCGGAACCGAGATCCTGATCCCGGTTTGTGCCGTGATTGGAATTGCCTTTTCTCTCGTTCAATGGATTCTCGTTTCCCGGGTCAAGCTCTCTCCCGGTCGAGACTCTGGTGCCCCCGGTAACAACGGTGCCGCTGGTAAAAACGGCTACGCTGATTACCtcattgaagaagaagaaggtctCAATGACCACAATGTTGTTGTTAAATGTGCTGAAATCCAAAACGCCATCTCTGAAG GTGCAACCTCATTTCTTTTCACCGAGTATCAGTATGTTGGCATTTTCATGGTTGCTTTTGCAATCTTGATTTTCCTCTTCCTCGGCTCCATAGAGGGTTTCAGCATGAAGAGCCAACCTTGCACATATGACCTATCTAGGATGTGCAAGCCTGCCCTTGCCACTGCTGCGTTCAGCACCTTATCATTCTTGCTCGGTGCAGTCACTTCAGTTGTTTCTGGCTTTCTTGGGATGAAAATTGCTACCTATGCAAATGCTAGAACCACCCTTGAGGCAAGAAAGGGAGTTGGAAAGGCATTTATTACTGCATTTAGATCTGGTGCTGTCATGGGCTTTCTTCTTGCTGCAAATGGCCTTTTGGTGCTTTACATTGCCATCAATGTATTCAAGCTCTACTATGGTGATGACTGGGGTGGTCTTTTTGAGGCAATCACTGGTTACGGGCTTGGAGGTTCATCCATGGCTCTTTTCGGCAGAGTTGGTGGAGGAATCTATACTAAAGCTGCTGATGTGGGTGCTGATCTTGTAGGCAAGGTGGAGAGGAACATTCCCGAGGATGACCCTAGAAACCCTGCT GTGATTGCTGACAATGTTGGGGACAATGTTGGTGATATTGCTGGAATGGGATCTGATCTTTTTGGGTCCTATGCCGAATCATCTTGTGCCGCCCTAGTTGTTGCTTCCATCTCTTCTTTTGGAATGAATCATGAATTGACTCCAATGTTATATCCTCTCATCATCAGTTCTGTCGGTATCATTGTTTGTTTAATCACCACCTTATTTGCAACTGATTTCTTTGAGATCAAGGCTGTTGATGAAATTGAACCATCATTGAAGAGGCAACTTATAATCTCCACTGTTCTCATGACTATTGGAATTGGAGTTGTTAGTTGGATAGCTCTTCCACCTTCCTTTACCATTTTCAATTTTGGAGACCAGAAACTTGTGAAGAACTG GCAACTATTCTTATGTGTTGCTGTTGGTCTTTGGGCTGGCCTAATTATTGGTTTTGTAACTGAGTACTACACTAGCAATGCATACAG CCCTGTACAAGATGTTGCTGATTCCTGCAGGACTGGAGCTGCAACTAATGTTATTTTTGGTCTTGCATTGGGTTACAAGTCTTGCATTATTCCTATTTTTGCTATTGCTATCAgtatttttgttagttttagcTTTGCTGCTATGTATGGCATTGCTGTTGCTGCCCTTGGAATGCTGAGTACCATAGCTACTGGATTGGCTATCGATGCTTATGGTCCCATCAGTGATAATGCCGGAGGCATTGCTGAAATGGCTGGCATGAGCCATAGAATACGAGAGAGAACTGATGCTCTTGATGCTGCGGGGAACACCACTGCTGCTATTGGAAAG GGTTTCGCCATTGGTTCAGCAGCCCTGGTGTCCCTTGCCCTCTTTGGTGCTTTTGTGAGCCGTGCTGCAATTTCAACAGTTGATGTCTTGACCCCTAAAGTTTTTATTGGTTTGCTTGTTGGGGCAATGCTTCCTTACTGGTTCTCTGCTATGACCATGAAGAGCGTGGGAAGTGCAGCTTTGAAGATGGTTGAGGAAGTGCGCAGACAATTCAACACAATCCCAGGTCTCATGGAGGGCACTTCCAAGCCCGACTATGCTACCTGTGTCAAGATCTCTACTGACGCCTCTATCAAAGAAATGATCCCTCCTGGTGCCCTTGTTATGCTCACACCCCTTATTGTTGGGATCTTTTTTGGTGTCGAAACTCTCTCTGGTGTCCTTGCTGGATCCCTTGTCTCTGGCGTCCAG ATTGCTATCTCTGCATCCAACACAGGGGGTGCTTGGGATAACGCTAAGAAGTACATCGAG GCGGGTGCTTCAGACCATGCAAGAGCTCTTGGTCCCAAAGGATCGGATCCACATAAGGCAGCTGTTATTGGTGACACCATTGGAGACCCTCTAAAGGATACATCTGGGCCATCACTGAACATACTCATCAAGCTCATGGCTGTTGAATCACTTGTTTTTGCTCCCTTCTTTGCTACACATGGTGGACTGCTGTTTAAGATATTCTAA
- the LOC105791044 gene encoding protein SRG1: MAQPIELQPQAITVQELAAINSRQVPERYIREGVGALDASFPVLDVPTIDLQLLASSSSTSGDELDKLRSALSSYGCIQAINHGITSAFLDKLREVARQFFALPSEEKKKYSREIGSIEGYGNDMILSEDQILDWTDRLYLILRPEDKQTLKFWPENPESFRGILNDYSTKLHVILEVLLKAMARSLNLEENQFLQQYGDQATMQARFNFYPICPRPDQVLGVKPHADGSVITMLLQDKEVEGLQVLKDDQWFNVPIIPQALLINVGDQAEIMSNGIFKSPVHRVVTNSERERITVAVFCIPHPDQEIQPVEELINETHPRLYKKVKDYVSLYFQYYQQGRRPMEAALI; encoded by the exons ATGGCTCAACCTATCGAGCTTCAACCACAAGCCATAACCGTGCAGGAACTGGCGGCTATCAATAGTAGACAAGTCCCAGAAAGATACATCCGTGAAGGAGTTGGAGCCCTTGATGCCTCTTTCCCAGTGTTGGATGTTCCTACTATAGATCTTCAACTCCTTGCATCTTCATCATCTACCAGTGGAGATGAACTTGACAAACTTAGATCAGCTCTCAGCTCCTACGGTTGCATTCAG GCAATCAATCATGGAATTACAAGTGCATTTCTGGACAAACTGCGAGAAGTTGCTCGCCAATTCTTTGCTCTTCCGtcagaagaaaagaagaaatactCCAGAGAAATCGGCAGCATCGAAGGGTACGGGAACGACATGATCTTATCTGAGGATCAAATACTCGATTGGACTGATAGATTGTATCTTATACTGCGCCCAGAAGATAAgcaaacactcaaattttggCCTGAAAATCCTGAATCTTTCAG GggaattttaaatgattattcaacGAAACTACATGTGATCCTGGAAGTCCTCTTAAAGGCAATGGCAAGGTCACTAAACTTGGAGGAGAACCAGTTTTTGCAACAATATGGAGACCAAGCAACAATGCAAGCAAGATTTAACTTCTATCCTATATGTCCAAGACCAGATCAAGTTCTTGGGGTTAAACCTCATGCAGATGGATCAGTAATCACCATGCTGTTGCAAGACAAAGAAGTGGAAGGTCTTCAAGTCCTGAAAGATGATCAATGGTTTAATGTTCCAATCATACCTCAAGCTCTTCTTATCAACGTTGGAGATCAAGCAGAG ATAATGAGCAATGGGATATTCAAGAGCCCAGTACACCGAGTGGTGACAAACTCAGAGAGGGAGAGGATTACTGTAGCTGTTTTCTGCATTCCACATCCAGATCAAGAGATTCAACCAGTGGAAGAGCTCATCAATGAAACTCATCCCAGATTATACAAGAAAGTGAAAGATTATGTCAGTCTCTACTTTCAATACTACCAGCAAGGAAGGAGACCTATGGAAGCAGCACTGATTTGA